A section of the Humulus lupulus chromosome 2, drHumLupu1.1, whole genome shotgun sequence genome encodes:
- the LOC133814098 gene encoding N-terminal acetyltransferase A complex auxiliary subunit NAA15-like, whose protein sequence is MFCHVTWKLDMSSFCRTEALGPIGEWTLEDYVRVHKLLETVLLDHDAALRWKEQCAKYSPYSTYFEGRLSSAMPKSVYNQSNNSENGNHSIVGQTAESLASNGKLKTFKDLTI, encoded by the exons ATGTTTTGTCATGTTACATGGAAACTTGACATGTCATCATTTTGCAGAACCGAAGCACTTGGGCCAATCGGGGAATGGACACTTGAGGACTATGTCCGAGTCCACAAACTCCTAGAAACAGTTCTTCTTGACCATGATGCTGCTTTAA gatgGAAGGAGCAATGTGCCAAGTACTCTCCTTACTCCACATATTTTGAGGGCAGACTCAGCTCTGCCATGCCCAAATCTGTGTACAACCAAAGTAACAACTCAGAAAATGGAAACCATTCGATAGTTGGACAAACTGCAGAATCTCTTGCATCAAACGGTAAGCTCAAGACATTTAAAGATCTTACCATCTGA